Proteins encoded in a region of the Atopobium sp. oral taxon 416 genome:
- a CDS encoding transposase, whose protein sequence is MAERIYEAALVGHCVERVEKDYGEEKHTPKDVIRQTRMGYFSFCSNLDLPAKEIYLDYKKRWDIEQCFDYLKNSTILSASHAHTDDYFRGWAFLNHISLLYYYGLLNALRNAGLTDKFSAEDVLKLTKNIYRVDNGNKQGFKVSAIQKKTGSVLDKLGVDLLRKI, encoded by the coding sequence GTGGCAGAAAGAATATATGAGGCAGCACTTGTAGGCCACTGTGTCGAGCGTGTCGAGAAGGACTATGGCGAAGAGAAGCACACACCCAAAGATGTCATCCGGCAGACCCGGATGGGATATTTCTCGTTCTGCAGCAACCTTGATCTTCCAGCGAAGGAGATCTATCTCGACTACAAGAAGCGATGGGACATCGAGCAGTGCTTCGACTATCTCAAGAACAGCACTATTTTAAGTGCTTCCCATGCACACACGGATGATTACTTTCGTGGCTGGGCATTCCTGAACCACATCAGCCTGCTGTACTACTATGGTCTGCTGAACGCTCTCAGAAACGCAGGGCTTACGGATAAGTTTTCTGCGGAAGATGTCCTGAAACTCACAAAGAACATTTACCGTGTGGATAACGGAAACAAGCAGGGGTTCAAGGTATCCGCAATCCAGAAGAAGACCGGGAGCGTGCTGGATAAGCTCGGCGTCGACTTATTACGTAAAATTTGA